A window of the Parabacteroides merdae ATCC 43184 genome harbors these coding sequences:
- a CDS encoding HU family DNA-binding protein yields MPLIYTLVKRKDMSKDAASGATLYHAQTSITKKLTLNKICTRIENICTASRGEIILVLDGLIKVMNEALSDGESVHLGEFGSFRMVAGSKGSATVDGFTTALFNRAHIVFYPGTMLINLVNNVSFERYVPKKDASSESAGGGGGTDDRPGEL; encoded by the coding sequence ATGCCATTAATTTACACTCTCGTCAAACGCAAAGACATGAGCAAAGACGCAGCCTCAGGCGCAACTCTTTATCATGCACAGACCAGCATCACGAAAAAACTGACGCTGAACAAGATCTGTACCCGTATCGAAAACATCTGTACCGCCAGCCGCGGTGAGATCATCTTGGTGCTCGACGGCCTGATCAAAGTCATGAACGAAGCCCTTTCCGACGGCGAATCGGTTCACTTGGGCGAATTCGGCAGCTTCCGTATGGTTGCCGGCAGCAAAGGTTCGGCCACCGTCGACGGTTTCACCACCGCCCTGTTCAACCGTGCCCACATCGTCTTTTACCCCGGCACGATGCTGATCAACCTCGTCAACAACGTCTCCTTCGAACGCTACGTCCCGAAAAAGGACGCCTCCAGCGAATCGGCCGGCGGTGGCGGTGGCACGGATGATCGCCCGGGAGAACTGTAA
- a CDS encoding glycoside hydrolase family 73 protein produces MKQSEFFSSLLPLARKAGEAFRINPVVILAQAAIESGWGQSDLASEHHNYFGLTAYGRSNVWWKGASIELGAHSLRFRTYDSPGDSFMDYARLIRSVYPFAADVSDDPKAFARKIAYSKYISEVNGDNRAAYQALLVKVCRKISKLIPHPINHNS; encoded by the coding sequence ATGAAGCAAAGCGAATTTTTTTCCTCCCTCCTTCCCCTCGCCCGAAAGGCGGGGGAAGCATTCCGGATCAATCCGGTGGTTATCCTGGCACAAGCGGCTATCGAGTCGGGCTGGGGACAAAGTGATCTCGCCAGCGAGCATCACAACTATTTCGGCCTCACCGCCTACGGCCGCTCCAACGTCTGGTGGAAAGGCGCAAGCATCGAGTTGGGCGCCCATTCCCTCCGTTTCCGTACCTACGACAGTCCCGGAGACTCGTTCATGGACTACGCCCGCCTGATCCGTTCGGTCTACCCGTTCGCCGCCGACGTCAGCGACGACCCGAAAGCCTTCGCCCGCAAGATCGCCTACAGCAAATACATCAGCGAAGTCAACGGCGACAACCGTGCCGCCTATCAAGCGTTGTTGGTCAAGGTTTGCAGAAAAATCAGTAAACTCATTCCCCACCCCATAAATCATAATTCATAA
- a CDS encoding DegT/DnrJ/EryC1/StrS family aminotransferase, translating to MNKRIYLCLAHMSGKEQAFIQEAFDTNWVVPLGPNVNGFEEDLKHFVGNNKEVVALSAGTAAVHLALLACGVGPGDEVIVQSFTFCASSHPVTYLGATPVFVDSEADTWNMDPVLLEEAIKDRIAKTGKKPKAIVPVYLYGMPAKIEEIMAIADRYDIPVIEDAAEGLGSRYDGQVCGTFGRYGVLSFNGNKMITTSGGGALICPDEETKKKIMFYATQARESYPYYQHEEIGYNYRMSNICAGIGRGQMTVLDEHIAHHQHTCQLYKELLAGVEGIVLHENPSSRFDSNYWLNTILLDPSLHVKGEEHAYETAVQGAVGGAAGVTHVASSLHTDSEPNRNVEAMRMALDAVGIESRPLWKPMHLQPVYKNNPRYVNGVSESLFKQGLCLPSGPCVTDEDVAYIVQEIKNSVKK from the coding sequence ATGAACAAACGAATTTATCTTTGCCTTGCCCATATGAGCGGCAAAGAACAGGCTTTTATCCAGGAAGCCTTTGATACCAATTGGGTTGTGCCTTTAGGACCGAATGTGAACGGGTTTGAAGAGGATCTGAAACATTTTGTAGGTAATAATAAAGAAGTCGTTGCCCTTTCCGCCGGTACGGCAGCTGTTCATTTGGCCTTATTGGCTTGTGGTGTGGGACCGGGGGATGAAGTGATTGTGCAGAGTTTTACTTTCTGTGCATCTTCGCACCCGGTGACCTATCTGGGGGCTACTCCGGTATTTGTTGATTCGGAGGCGGATACTTGGAATATGGACCCGGTGTTATTGGAAGAGGCTATCAAAGACCGCATTGCCAAGACAGGTAAAAAGCCAAAGGCGATCGTTCCGGTTTATCTGTACGGGATGCCAGCGAAGATTGAGGAGATCATGGCGATTGCCGACAGATATGATATTCCGGTTATCGAAGATGCTGCCGAAGGGCTGGGAAGCCGGTATGACGGACAGGTTTGCGGTACGTTCGGACGATACGGGGTGCTTTCGTTCAACGGCAACAAGATGATCACTACTTCAGGTGGTGGGGCTTTGATCTGTCCGGACGAAGAAACGAAAAAGAAGATCATGTTCTATGCTACGCAGGCCCGTGAGTCTTATCCTTATTATCAGCATGAGGAGATCGGCTACAACTATCGTATGTCGAATATCTGTGCCGGTATCGGACGTGGCCAGATGACGGTGTTGGATGAACATATCGCCCACCATCAGCATACCTGCCAACTCTATAAGGAACTGCTTGCCGGAGTGGAAGGGATCGTATTGCACGAGAATCCATCTTCCCGTTTCGACAGTAACTATTGGCTGAATACGATCCTGCTCGATCCGTCCTTGCATGTGAAAGGCGAGGAACATGCCTACGAAACGGCTGTTCAGGGAGCGGTAGGAGGCGCAGCCGGTGTGACACACGTTGCTTCTTCCTTGCATACCGACTCGGAACCGAACCGGAATGTGGAAGCCATGCGTATGGCATTGGATGCTGTCGGCATCGAATCTCGTCCGTTATGGAAACCGATGCATTTGCAACCTGTATATAAGAACAATCCCCGTTATGTGAACGGAGTGAGCGAATCTTTGTTCAAACAAGGACTTTGCTTGCCGAGTGGCCCGTGTGTGACGGACGAGGATGTAGCTTATATCGTGCAGGAGATCAAAAATTCGGTGAAGAAATAA
- a CDS encoding HAD family hydrolase → MKNKIFIFDLDDTLYKEIDFLYSAYREIAGWIELKFSLKGIYAFMLETYKEQADVFSRLIDTYDLSLTKADLLSIYRSHRPNIRLELDTLKALEVLKQDFILGMITDGRSITQRNKFQALGLEQFIENENLVISEEFGSEKPSERNFMFFQDKYADAEFVYIGDNLRKDFITPNKLGWKTICLLDDGRNIHRQDFSCPEEYLPNVKIHTLKELLSL, encoded by the coding sequence ATGAAAAATAAGATTTTCATTTTTGATCTGGATGATACGTTGTATAAGGAAATCGATTTCTTATACTCTGCTTATCGGGAAATTGCCGGATGGATAGAATTGAAGTTTTCTTTGAAAGGGATCTATGCTTTTATGTTGGAAACTTATAAAGAGCAAGCGGATGTTTTTTCTCGTTTGATTGATACTTACGATTTGTCGTTGACGAAAGCTGATTTACTGTCCATCTACAGGTCTCATCGTCCTAATATCCGGTTGGAGCTTGACACCTTGAAAGCATTGGAGGTTTTGAAGCAGGATTTTATACTGGGGATGATCACGGATGGTCGTTCTATCACCCAACGAAATAAGTTCCAGGCATTGGGGCTTGAACAATTTATCGAAAACGAGAACTTGGTTATATCCGAAGAGTTTGGCTCTGAAAAACCATCAGAGAGGAATTTCATGTTTTTTCAGGATAAATATGCTGATGCGGAGTTTGTCTATATCGGGGATAACCTTCGGAAAGATTTTATTACACCTAATAAGTTGGGGTGGAAAACGATCTGCCTGTTGGATGATGGAAGAAATATCCACCGTCAGGACTTTTCCTGTCCGGAAGAGTACCTGCCTAATGTAAAGATACATACTCTGAAAGAATTATTGTCTTTGTAG
- a CDS encoding ATP-grasp domain-containing protein, which translates to MNTNILITSAGKRVTLTKQFQETLRRFYPEAKVFTTDMNPAMAPAGIVSDGCIAVPRVTDSGYIEMLLTICKEKGIRIIVPTIDTELLVLAENKELFQENGIEPMVSELPFIQACRDKRNTGTFLNSHDIRVPAPVDKYHPTFPLFAKPYDGSLSKDLYVVRGKEELTSEILNHPKLIFMEYIDKQEYKEFTVDMYYGKDNRVKAIVPRERIEIRAGEINKGFTRKNYLVRFLKERLDYLPGVVGCICIQLFYRESDDDVVGIEINPRFGGGYPLSYYAGANFPEYIVREYMLDETLSYVDTWADNTLMLRYDSEVIVYEK; encoded by the coding sequence ATGAATACTAATATCTTAATCACCTCCGCCGGAAAGCGGGTTACACTGACAAAGCAGTTTCAAGAAACATTGAGACGTTTTTATCCAGAAGCGAAGGTGTTCACGACAGATATGAATCCTGCGATGGCTCCTGCCGGGATTGTTTCAGACGGATGTATAGCTGTACCGAGGGTAACCGATTCCGGTTATATAGAAATGTTGCTGACAATATGTAAAGAAAAAGGAATTCGGATTATTGTGCCGACTATCGATACCGAGTTGCTGGTTTTGGCGGAGAATAAGGAACTGTTTCAAGAGAATGGGATAGAACCGATGGTATCGGAATTGCCTTTCATACAAGCTTGCCGGGATAAGCGGAATACCGGTACATTCTTGAATAGCCATGATATTCGCGTTCCGGCTCCAGTGGATAAATACCATCCGACTTTTCCACTTTTCGCCAAACCATATGATGGTTCCTTAAGTAAGGATCTGTATGTCGTGAGGGGTAAGGAGGAACTGACATCGGAAATATTGAATCATCCGAAGTTGATTTTTATGGAATATATCGACAAACAGGAATACAAGGAATTTACGGTCGATATGTATTATGGCAAGGATAATAGAGTGAAGGCTATCGTGCCTCGTGAAAGGATAGAGATCCGTGCCGGTGAGATCAATAAGGGATTTACCCGTAAAAACTATCTGGTTCGGTTTTTGAAAGAACGGCTGGACTATTTGCCGGGTGTGGTTGGCTGTATCTGCATCCAATTGTTTTATAGAGAGTCGGACGATGATGTGGTCGGGATCGAGATCAATCCACGGTTCGGTGGGGGATATCCGCTTTCCTATTATGCGGGAGCCAACTTTCCGGAATATATCGTAAGGGAGTACATGTTGGATGAAACGTTGTCCTATGTGGATACTTGGGCGGACAATACCTTGATGCTCCGGTATGACAGCGAGGTAATCGTATATGAAAAATAA
- a CDS encoding glycosyltransferase family 4 protein — MKILLLLSRCDQTGMTTHTLDLGRALVSLGHRVTLLVGRRKKNLPESEILYQKFLEVGVQVVSFREAINNSLHLKIISFLDVLFFIIWHRFDIIHIQSPYLSFMPWLLHKKFVSTLHVNDLIRCFYYKNATHLIAISRETKDYARRIFGYNDKDITIVNHGVSSSFATLLSAEQKNEEKLKRNLPVDKLIIGLVGSIEKRKGHDVLLNAIALLPKELLATIHIVFLGSSKDGKTKEWLDTLIEKTNMEGRVSRFEYQSSDIFYKLFDVFVLPSRLEGFPVVVIEAMSSGCCCVRSNVEGAYDQIDDGKTGFLFENENVEQLSSILKFLIENPDRRTEVAKAGREKALKEFTSEVMAKKTIDVYKKVINEY, encoded by the coding sequence ATGAAGATATTATTATTGTTATCTCGTTGTGATCAAACAGGGATGACTACGCACACTTTAGACTTGGGAAGAGCTTTGGTAAGTTTAGGACATCGTGTTACACTATTGGTTGGGCGGAGGAAGAAAAATTTGCCGGAATCAGAAATATTATATCAAAAATTTTTGGAAGTGGGTGTTCAAGTTGTTTCTTTTCGTGAAGCGATTAATAATTCTTTACATTTGAAAATAATATCTTTTTTGGATGTGCTATTTTTTATTATTTGGCATCGGTTTGATATAATTCATATTCAGTCTCCATATTTGTCTTTCATGCCTTGGCTTTTGCATAAAAAGTTTGTTTCGACATTGCATGTAAATGATTTGATTCGTTGTTTTTATTATAAGAATGCAACTCACTTGATTGCGATAAGTAGGGAAACTAAAGATTATGCAAGAAGAATTTTTGGTTATAATGATAAGGATATTACAATCGTAAATCATGGAGTATCTTCATCTTTTGCAACTTTATTATCAGCGGAGCAGAAAAATGAAGAGAAACTGAAACGGAATTTACCTGTCGATAAATTGATTATAGGCTTGGTTGGAAGTATAGAAAAAAGAAAAGGACATGATGTTTTACTAAATGCTATAGCATTGTTGCCTAAAGAACTTTTGGCAACAATTCATATAGTATTTTTAGGAAGTTCAAAGGATGGTAAAACAAAGGAGTGGTTGGATACTTTAATTGAAAAGACAAATATGGAAGGAAGAGTTTCAAGGTTTGAGTATCAATCTTCTGATATTTTCTATAAACTATTTGATGTGTTTGTCCTTCCCTCTCGCTTAGAAGGATTTCCTGTAGTTGTTATAGAGGCTATGTCTAGTGGTTGTTGTTGCGTCCGAAGTAATGTAGAAGGAGCTTATGACCAAATTGATGATGGAAAAACGGGATTTCTTTTTGAGAATGAGAATGTAGAACAATTAAGTTCGATTTTAAAGTTTTTGATTGAAAATCCAGATAGAAGAACGGAAGTAGCCAAAGCTGGGCGTGAAAAAGCATTGAAAGAATTTACATCAGAAGTGATGGCTAAAAAAACAATAGACGTATATAAAAAGGTAATAAATGAATACTAA
- a CDS encoding sugar transferase, whose translation MYKYFFKRLIDFIIVFCVLVVIWPILLIITLWLHFANKGAGAFFAQERPGKGGKVFKVIKFKTMTDERDADGNLLPDADRLTNVGRFVRSTSIDELPQLINVLKGDMALIGPRPLLVQYLPLYSKEQARRHDVRPGITGWAQVNGRNAISWTKKFELDVWYVDHCSFWLDVKIIFLTIKKVFVREGISQEGQATMEFFTGNN comes from the coding sequence ATGTATAAGTATTTTTTTAAGCGATTGATTGATTTTATCATCGTCTTTTGTGTATTGGTCGTGATTTGGCCGATATTGTTGATTATTACCTTGTGGCTGCATTTTGCCAACAAGGGAGCCGGTGCATTCTTTGCACAGGAACGGCCCGGTAAAGGGGGAAAAGTGTTTAAGGTGATCAAGTTCAAAACTATGACGGATGAACGGGATGCTGACGGTAATTTACTTCCTGATGCGGATCGGTTGACGAACGTAGGGCGTTTTGTCCGTTCGACTTCGATCGATGAGTTGCCCCAATTGATAAATGTCTTGAAAGGGGATATGGCGTTGATTGGACCTCGTCCTTTATTGGTTCAATATCTGCCATTATATAGTAAGGAGCAGGCGCGTCGTCATGACGTGCGACCGGGTATTACCGGATGGGCACAGGTGAACGGACGTAATGCAATTAGTTGGACGAAGAAATTCGAACTGGATGTTTGGTATGTGGATCATTGTTCGTTTTGGCTGGATGTGAAGATCATCTTTTTGACGATAAAGAAAGTGTTTGTCCGGGAAGGTATTTCACAAGAGGGACAGGCTACGATGGAATTTTTTACAGGGAATAATTGA
- a CDS encoding glycosyltransferase family 4 protein, whose translation MLKLIRTSTIPASLENLLKGQLKMLSKYYNVLAVSSPGDDMETIEEREGVRTIAIPMERRISLIKDFISLIRLIVLFAKERPDMVHSITPKAGLLSMLAAWITRVPVRMHTFTGLVFPTATGKMQKLLIAMDRLTCFCATHINPEGEGVKRDLVNYNITSKPLHIIANGNVNGIDLEYFDKTPEVVEKACSYKKEGTFTFCFVGRMVRDKGINELVHSFLRLYQKDERVRLLLVGPFEKELDPVLPEVEEHILHHPGICYMGYQNDVRPFLVASDALVFPSYREGFPNVVIQAGAMGLPAIVTDINGCNEIVLPDLNGVIIPSKDEQALYESMKYFASHPVEVERMAANARPLIASRYEQRIVWNALLDEYKSII comes from the coding sequence ATGCTGAAACTCATCCGTACCTCTACCATTCCAGCCTCCCTTGAAAACCTTTTGAAAGGGCAACTCAAAATGCTTTCCAAGTATTATAATGTGCTTGCAGTCTCTTCTCCGGGAGACGATATGGAAACAATAGAAGAACGGGAAGGTGTACGTACAATCGCTATCCCGATGGAACGGCGTATCTCTTTGATAAAAGATTTTATTTCATTAATCAGGTTGATAGTTCTCTTTGCTAAGGAACGGCCAGATATGGTGCATTCCATTACGCCGAAAGCTGGATTACTGTCTATGTTGGCTGCTTGGATTACACGGGTTCCCGTCCGTATGCATACGTTTACAGGATTGGTATTTCCTACGGCTACAGGGAAGATGCAGAAGTTGCTGATTGCGATGGATCGCCTGACTTGTTTCTGTGCAACGCACATCAATCCGGAAGGGGAAGGGGTAAAGCGGGATTTGGTCAATTACAATATTACATCTAAACCTCTTCATATTATTGCTAATGGTAATGTGAACGGGATCGATCTTGAATATTTTGACAAGACCCCGGAGGTCGTGGAAAAGGCTTGCTCTTATAAAAAAGAAGGAACTTTTACTTTCTGTTTTGTCGGGCGTATGGTGAGAGATAAGGGGATAAACGAATTGGTACATTCTTTTTTGCGATTATATCAAAAAGATGAACGGGTGCGTCTGTTATTAGTCGGGCCTTTCGAAAAAGAATTGGATCCGGTTCTGCCGGAGGTGGAAGAACATATCTTGCACCATCCGGGGATTTGCTATATGGGGTATCAAAATGATGTTCGTCCTTTCTTAGTGGCTTCGGATGCGTTGGTGTTTCCCAGTTATCGAGAGGGATTCCCGAATGTGGTCATACAGGCAGGTGCTATGGGACTTCCGGCTATTGTGACAGATATAAACGGATGTAATGAGATTGTCTTGCCGGATCTGAACGGGGTGATCATTCCTTCGAAAGATGAACAAGCGTTATATGAATCGATGAAATATTTTGCTTCCCATCCGGTGGAAGTGGAAAGGATGGCTGCCAATGCTCGTCCGCTGATCGCTTCCCGTTATGAACAGCGGATAGTGTGGAATGCATTGTTGGATGAATACAAGTCTATAATTTAA
- a CDS encoding acyltransferase family protein, producing MYWSGSFYLILSGYGLYISSKSGRKQNSLKRILKLYVHYWITLILFIPLGCRVIGSQVYPGSFSKFLENVTGWNTSYNGEIWFLFPYVLLTISSPFLFHILNKMRLLSVFIVTGTLYLLAYVLIHLFGQSYLYSHQLAYMPVLYMSLLFPFMLGAMLVKYDIINKCKLWRCKSLFILLLLMVVRMYLETGVFHVLYSVAFIVLFVQIKRPVWLDTFLYEMGCRSTSMWFVHTYFCYYLFKDFIYGFKYPLLIFSVLLVVSYLFALVIDRIYQPLQQLITQKWR from the coding sequence ATGTACTGGTCCGGTTCCTTTTACCTTATTTTGAGTGGATATGGCTTGTATATTTCTTCCAAGAGTGGAAGAAAACAAAATTCATTGAAAAGAATTTTGAAACTTTATGTTCATTATTGGATTACTTTGATTCTTTTTATTCCTTTAGGATGTAGGGTGATAGGCAGTCAAGTATATCCTGGTTCTTTTTCTAAGTTTTTAGAAAATGTAACAGGTTGGAATACTTCGTATAATGGGGAAATATGGTTTTTGTTTCCGTATGTTTTATTGACTATTTCTTCACCATTCTTGTTTCATATATTGAACAAGATGAGGCTTTTATCTGTATTTATAGTTACAGGTACACTCTACTTATTGGCTTATGTATTGATTCATTTATTTGGTCAATCTTATTTGTATTCGCATCAGTTGGCTTATATGCCGGTGTTGTATATGAGTTTACTTTTCCCTTTTATGTTGGGAGCCATGTTAGTAAAATACGATATTATTAATAAATGTAAATTGTGGAGGTGTAAATCCTTGTTTATCCTATTGTTACTAATGGTTGTCAGGATGTATTTGGAGACAGGGGTATTTCATGTACTTTATTCCGTTGCGTTTATTGTTTTGTTTGTGCAAATAAAAAGACCAGTTTGGTTAGATACCTTTTTATATGAGATGGGATGCCGTTCCACTTCCATGTGGTTTGTTCATACTTATTTCTGTTATTATCTGTTCAAGGATTTTATCTATGGTTTTAAATATCCATTGTTGATTTTTAGTGTCTTATTGGTGGTTAGTTATCTTTTCGCCTTAGTGATAGACCGGATTTATCAGCCACTTCAACAATTAATAACACAAAAATGGAGATAA
- a CDS encoding glycosyltransferase, whose translation MRILQVITSLHIGGAEKLIVDMVPLYQELGYQVDVLLFDGTETPFKRQLQDKGVTIYELGKGGSVYNPLYIFRLIPFLRKYDIVHTHNTACQLFAAIGSVLCSVVLVTTEHNTSNRRRDWKCYKLLDKWMYSRYRSIICISDKAHENLCHYLGTSKSIKTIYNGIDLMRFQEVQADASFRNGKTVVTMVAGFRYQKDQDTLIKAFQYLPTEQYELWLVGDGERRSTLEDLVSRLGILENVRFWGIRSDIPVLLKSSDIIVMSSHFEGLSLSSIEGMAVDRPFIASDVDGLHEITKNAGILFPHGDAKALANIILRLKEEPYYRQIADRCQQRASKYDIRKTVTAYLEIYKQLV comes from the coding sequence ATGAGAATCCTTCAAGTAATTACTTCTCTTCATATAGGTGGTGCAGAAAAACTAATCGTAGATATGGTTCCTTTGTATCAAGAACTTGGATACCAAGTAGATGTCCTGTTGTTTGATGGTACGGAAACGCCTTTTAAAAGGCAATTACAAGACAAGGGAGTGACCATTTATGAATTAGGTAAGGGTGGATCAGTGTATAATCCGTTATATATATTCAGATTGATTCCTTTTTTGCGTAAGTATGATATTGTACATACACATAATACGGCCTGTCAGTTATTTGCTGCTATTGGCAGCGTGTTATGCTCGGTGGTGCTTGTCACCACCGAGCATAACACTTCCAATCGAAGACGTGATTGGAAGTGTTATAAATTATTAGATAAGTGGATGTATAGTAGGTATAGGTCTATAATTTGTATTTCTGATAAAGCACATGAAAATCTTTGTCATTATTTAGGGACAAGTAAATCTATCAAAACAATTTATAATGGGATCGATTTGATGCGTTTCCAAGAGGTGCAGGCAGATGCATCTTTCCGTAATGGTAAAACAGTGGTTACGATGGTGGCTGGTTTCCGCTATCAGAAAGATCAGGATACATTAATAAAGGCTTTTCAGTATTTGCCGACTGAGCAGTATGAGTTATGGTTGGTGGGAGATGGGGAAAGGCGTTCTACGTTGGAAGATTTGGTAAGCCGGTTAGGTATTTTGGAAAATGTTCGTTTTTGGGGGATTCGGAGCGATATTCCGGTTCTTTTGAAATCGTCCGATATAATTGTAATGTCTTCTCATTTTGAAGGTTTGTCTTTATCAAGCATAGAAGGAATGGCAGTTGATAGGCCTTTTATAGCGAGTGACGTAGATGGCTTGCATGAGATAACAAAAAATGCCGGCATCCTTTTTCCGCATGGTGATGCAAAAGCTCTGGCAAATATCATTTTAAGACTGAAAGAAGAACCGTATTATCGGCAAATAGCAGATCGGTGCCAGCAGAGAGCTTCTAAGTATGATATACGGAAGACGGTGACTGCTTATCTGGAAATATATAAACAGTTGGTATGA
- a CDS encoding serine O-acetyltransferase, whose protein sequence is MNEIIKSDLYRYVGKTNSSLLVQLRYFFFTPGFRYIYFFRKGSLARRRIIRLLWHFFMRMCMYRTGIQIPLGTRIGEGFRIVHFGHIVINPNTKIGKNFNISQGCLIGNSQGKHAGTPIIGDNVCMNANSIIIGGVSIGNNVLIAPGAFINFDVPDNSIVIGNPGKIVERGESPTSKYIVNPIL, encoded by the coding sequence ATGAATGAAATAATAAAAAGCGATTTGTATCGATATGTTGGAAAAACTAATAGTTCTTTATTGGTACAGTTACGATATTTCTTTTTTACTCCTGGTTTTAGATATATTTATTTTTTTCGCAAGGGATCCCTTGCGAGAAGACGTATTATACGTCTTCTCTGGCATTTTTTTATGAGAATGTGCATGTATAGAACTGGTATACAAATCCCGTTAGGAACAAGAATTGGTGAAGGATTTAGAATTGTTCATTTTGGTCATATTGTAATTAATCCAAATACAAAAATTGGAAAAAATTTCAATATTAGTCAGGGATGTTTAATTGGAAATTCACAAGGAAAGCATGCGGGGACCCCTATCATTGGTGATAACGTTTGTATGAATGCAAATTCAATTATTATAGGGGGAGTAAGTATTGGAAATAATGTTTTGATTGCTCCGGGAGCTTTTATTAATTTCGATGTGCCGGATAATTCCATTGTCATTGGTAATCCAGGTAAAATTGTAGAAAGAGGAGAATCTCCCACTTCTAAATATATAGTAAATCCGATATTATGA
- a CDS encoding glycosyltransferase family 2 protein, whose amino-acid sequence MIGKKMLTVFTPAYNRAHTIGRTYESLCRQTCQDFEWLVIDDGSSDHTKELVEGWIKENKIPIRYIYQNNQGMHGAHNTAYRNIHTELNTCIDSDDYMPDDAVEKIISFWNQYGSDKYAGFIGLDRADSGDIIGTVFPENVKETTLLGYYEHGGKGDKKLVYRTDVITKYPEYPIFDGEKYVGLAYKYYLIDQDYTLLTCNDVFCIVEYQTDGSSMNMYKQYWRNPKGFVFYRKVRMRLVSSYKRRFIECVHYVSSSIIAKNISFIKESPCKWTTLMALPGGILLYCLIRYKVKRTAYMNIKGLL is encoded by the coding sequence ATGATTGGGAAAAAAATGTTGACAGTATTTACTCCGGCTTATAATCGGGCGCATACGATTGGGCGAACGTATGAAAGTCTATGTCGACAGACTTGTCAGGATTTTGAGTGGTTGGTTATAGATGATGGATCTTCCGACCATACGAAAGAATTGGTAGAAGGTTGGATAAAGGAAAATAAGATACCAATCCGCTATATTTACCAAAATAATCAAGGAATGCACGGAGCACATAATACAGCATATAGAAATATTCATACAGAGTTGAATACTTGTATCGATTCGGATGACTATATGCCGGATGATGCAGTGGAAAAAATTATTTCGTTCTGGAATCAATATGGATCGGATAAATATGCGGGATTTATAGGATTGGATAGAGCGGATAGTGGTGATATTATAGGGACAGTTTTCCCTGAAAATGTAAAAGAAACAACTCTATTAGGATATTATGAGCATGGAGGAAAAGGTGATAAGAAATTGGTTTATCGTACTGATGTGATAACTAAATATCCGGAGTATCCGATTTTTGATGGAGAAAAATATGTAGGATTGGCATATAAATATTATTTAATAGATCAAGATTATACATTGTTGACTTGTAATGATGTTTTTTGTATAGTTGAATATCAAACGGATGGTTCCAGTATGAATATGTATAAACAATATTGGAGAAATCCGAAAGGATTTGTTTTTTATAGGAAAGTCCGTATGCGATTGGTTTCTTCTTATAAACGAAGATTTATAGAATGTGTGCATTATGTTTCAAGTTCTATAATTGCAAAAAATATTTCCTTTATAAAGGAATCTCCTTGTAAGTGGACAACTTTAATGGCTCTTCCTGGGGGTATATTGCTTTATTGTTTGATTCGTTACAAAGTGAAACGAACAGCTTATATGAATATAAAAGGTCTTCTATGA